A portion of the Simkania negevensis Z genome contains these proteins:
- a CDS encoding TrkH family potassium uptake protein, with the protein MSLFDQKIHWKSIWSQTGLLLHVPAAMAAVSLIICVIYQEWFALIPLISVAVFGFGVGQLLYRLFLKEENNAHLWDAMIIAANGWLMCSILAAVPFFWIATERLYAGVISDNLVIFSHPINALFEAFSGYTSTGLTMLQKTGPFPNTLYWWRSFLEWTGGLGLVVFILSLTHLNKMGFQLYYAEARTEQMSNNITQTAHWMWAIYVFYTCIAIFLFWLFGMTPWEAINHAFTTLSTGGFTLGHESFANFSPLIQGTAIFMMILASMSFLVHFRLIRDKKWEILLKSQQTRLLIFFLLGGWLIVVGLNYWNETKIQWMSSFFDWTSALTTCGFSSTKLSTFSPMTKLFLIMGMFVGGATGSTCGGIKLRRLIYLLGGVMLRLKTLTQKKEKQITDHYRSTKDPLNSEPPGVDLPKTEQSERLYTAGVLFFLWTFSLLIGWFLILKWTPSGQALDALFEVTSAMSNVGLTSGLLTPEFSSFGKCIFMLMMWIGRLEIIPAIILLLSIPMTLKQKD; encoded by the coding sequence ATGTCTTTATTTGATCAAAAAATTCACTGGAAATCGATCTGGAGTCAAACAGGTCTTCTGCTTCATGTTCCTGCAGCCATGGCTGCGGTTTCTCTAATCATTTGCGTGATCTACCAAGAGTGGTTTGCCCTTATTCCTCTCATTTCTGTTGCCGTCTTTGGCTTTGGGGTAGGGCAACTTCTGTACCGCCTCTTTTTAAAAGAAGAAAACAACGCCCACCTTTGGGATGCAATGATCATTGCCGCTAATGGTTGGCTGATGTGTTCTATCCTCGCTGCCGTCCCCTTCTTTTGGATTGCGACAGAAAGACTCTATGCAGGAGTCATTTCCGATAATCTCGTGATTTTTTCTCATCCGATTAACGCCCTTTTTGAAGCATTTTCAGGGTATACGAGCACTGGGCTCACTATGCTGCAAAAGACAGGTCCCTTTCCTAATACCCTTTACTGGTGGCGCTCTTTTTTAGAGTGGACTGGCGGTTTAGGCCTAGTAGTTTTTATTCTTTCTCTCACTCATCTCAACAAAATGGGATTTCAACTCTACTACGCTGAAGCTCGCACAGAACAGATGTCGAATAACATCACACAAACAGCGCATTGGATGTGGGCCATTTATGTTTTTTATACCTGTATCGCCATATTCTTATTTTGGCTTTTTGGGATGACCCCATGGGAAGCCATCAATCATGCTTTCACAACTCTTTCTACTGGGGGATTCACACTTGGACATGAAAGCTTTGCAAACTTTTCCCCTCTCATTCAAGGAACTGCGATTTTCATGATGATTCTCGCTTCGATGAGTTTTCTCGTTCACTTCAGACTTATCCGCGATAAAAAATGGGAAATACTCCTCAAAAGTCAACAGACACGTCTCTTAATTTTTTTCTTACTCGGCGGGTGGCTCATTGTTGTCGGGCTTAATTACTGGAATGAAACAAAAATTCAATGGATGTCTTCATTTTTTGACTGGACTTCGGCTTTGACAACATGTGGGTTCTCCTCAACAAAACTCAGCACATTTAGCCCAATGACAAAACTGTTTTTGATCATGGGAATGTTTGTGGGTGGGGCAACAGGGTCGACATGTGGTGGAATCAAACTCCGCCGACTGATTTACCTCCTTGGAGGTGTGATGCTCCGTCTCAAAACGCTCACCCAAAAAAAAGAAAAACAAATTACAGACCATTATCGGTCCACGAAAGATCCGCTAAATTCTGAACCTCCAGGTGTAGATCTCCCTAAAACAGAGCAAAGCGAAAGACTCTACACCGCAGGTGTCCTGTTTTTCTTATGGACCTTCTCACTTCTCATCGGGTGGTTTTTGATTCTAAAGTGGACGCCCAGTGGGCAAGCTTTAGATGCACTTTTTGAAGTGACAAGTGCGATGAGTAATGTCGGTCTCACAAGTGGGCTTCTCACTCCTGAATTCTCATCTTTTGGTAAGTGCATTTTCATGTTAATGATGTGGATCGGCAGGCTAGAAATTATTCCAGCAATCATATTACTATTATCCATACCAATGACACTTAAACAGAAGGACTAA
- a CDS encoding FAD-dependent oxidoreductase, translating to MKKRIVILGGGFGGAYTAMHLQKFLKKQDDFEITLVNRENYFVFQPMLAEVVGGSLGLLDTINPLRKLLPKTTLYVREIEAIDIEGKKIFLAPKFTHKSVEVPYDHLVIALGNVTDFKGMSGLHEHALPFKNLADSITIRNQVIDVIEAASSEKDPHLRRQLLTFVVGGGGFSGTEVVAEVNDFARKLAKQYKTIDCNEIKVVLAHSKDRLMERELSPSLGEYAGKLLKRRGVDIRFNVHLIAATPEEAVLDSGERIASKTIISTVPSSPNPLIEGLALKTVKGKITVDANMLAEGRNDVWALGDCAAIPNLEAGGICPPTAQFAIRQAKVLAHNIVASIRNKQKKEFRFKALGMMGALGHHSAVAELFGKFKFSGICAWFLWRLIYWMKLPGVDRKVKVALSWILDTMVPIEAVQMKAAPSQGIAQLHFESGETIFHEGDVGDYLYIIVNGQVEVFNTIEGKENLIAKLGKGEYFGEMALLNQRSRLATVRCLTSVDVLALRKSDFGILISNFAELRQNFEQTDKERRQHIQ from the coding sequence ATGAAAAAACGAATTGTGATTCTCGGAGGAGGCTTTGGGGGAGCCTATACGGCAATGCATTTGCAAAAATTCTTAAAGAAGCAAGATGATTTCGAAATCACCCTTGTGAACCGGGAAAACTACTTCGTTTTCCAACCCATGCTTGCTGAGGTGGTTGGCGGATCACTCGGGTTGCTAGACACGATCAATCCCCTCCGAAAACTGCTTCCAAAAACAACTCTTTATGTGCGTGAGATCGAAGCAATAGATATCGAAGGAAAAAAGATCTTTTTAGCCCCAAAGTTCACTCACAAATCTGTCGAAGTCCCTTATGACCACCTCGTTATTGCCCTTGGAAATGTGACCGATTTTAAAGGAATGTCAGGGCTCCATGAACATGCCCTTCCGTTTAAAAATTTAGCCGACTCAATCACGATCCGCAACCAAGTCATTGATGTGATCGAAGCTGCTTCCTCCGAAAAAGATCCCCACTTAAGACGGCAGCTCCTTACCTTCGTTGTTGGAGGAGGAGGCTTTTCTGGAACAGAGGTGGTTGCCGAAGTCAATGACTTTGCACGGAAGCTGGCAAAACAATACAAAACGATTGATTGCAATGAAATCAAAGTTGTTCTTGCCCATAGTAAAGACCGACTCATGGAACGAGAACTCAGTCCTTCTCTTGGAGAATATGCAGGAAAACTGCTAAAACGAAGGGGTGTTGATATCCGGTTTAATGTTCATCTCATTGCAGCCACTCCTGAAGAAGCTGTTCTCGACAGTGGAGAGCGGATTGCTTCAAAAACAATTATCTCGACCGTCCCTTCTTCTCCCAATCCCTTAATTGAAGGGCTGGCTCTTAAAACTGTGAAAGGAAAAATCACCGTTGATGCCAACATGCTCGCTGAAGGGCGAAATGATGTTTGGGCACTTGGGGATTGCGCTGCCATTCCAAATTTAGAAGCTGGTGGAATTTGCCCTCCTACCGCACAGTTTGCCATTCGACAAGCAAAAGTTCTCGCCCATAATATTGTCGCTTCTATCCGAAACAAACAGAAAAAAGAGTTCCGCTTTAAAGCACTCGGGATGATGGGAGCTCTGGGACACCACTCAGCCGTTGCAGAACTGTTTGGAAAATTCAAGTTTTCAGGGATTTGCGCCTGGTTTTTGTGGCGTTTGATTTACTGGATGAAACTCCCAGGGGTGGACCGAAAAGTTAAAGTTGCCCTTTCATGGATTCTCGATACAATGGTCCCTATTGAAGCTGTCCAAATGAAAGCTGCTCCTTCCCAAGGAATTGCCCAACTCCACTTTGAATCAGGTGAGACCATCTTTCACGAAGGAGATGTTGGGGATTACCTCTATATTATCGTGAATGGCCAAGTTGAAGTGTTTAATACTATTGAGGGAAAAGAAAACCTCATTGCAAAACTGGGTAAAGGGGAGTATTTTGGTGAAATGGCTCTTTTAAACCAACGTTCCCGTTTAGCAACTGTCCGTTGCTTAACCTCTGTGGATGTTTTGGCTCTAAGAAAAAGTGATTTTGGTATTTTGATTTCAAATTTTGCTGAACTCAGGCAAAATTTTGAGCAGACGGATAAAGAACGCCGTCAACATATCCAATAA
- a CDS encoding MBL fold metallo-hydrolase, with protein MLFQRFEEKGLAHYSYLIGCEEKGQVAVIDPRRDVEIYLEYAEKNRLVISHVFETHIHADYASGARELAKRARATLCLSGYDKGEVYEVSFTHRECFEGDVFRLGSIELKVMHTPGHTPEHISLLLYDLKKSSTVPTAIFSGDFLLLGTVGRLDLLGKDAAVMLAKKLYHTIQEKLKGLPDELDIFPSHGSGSFCGFGISDRPFSKLGFEKLSNPFLNPGLSEKGFVYQLLQRELPTPPYYARMKAYNSCSDRQEVPLPTALDLTGFKKQVDAGAIVIDLRGQTAFGEGHIPHSICIGAGVKVGFWASWCVPYNHPLVLVTDDPTHLQETVYSLSRVGLDRVQGFLKGGFATWKAAGLPISYVSQIPPEEIISALQADPEIAIIDVRTDPEWNMGHISGARHISCFELPEKMEEMPPKKLVFVCAGGYRSTWAASLAKRAGHTLVGHLPGGMHAWHGAGLSTITS; from the coding sequence ATGCTTTTTCAACGTTTTGAAGAAAAGGGCCTGGCTCATTACTCCTATCTTATTGGGTGTGAAGAAAAAGGACAAGTTGCCGTCATCGATCCCCGTCGCGACGTCGAAATATATTTGGAATATGCAGAAAAGAATCGTTTGGTGATTTCACATGTTTTCGAAACTCATATTCACGCTGATTATGCATCAGGGGCGCGAGAATTAGCAAAACGTGCGCGAGCGACACTTTGCCTTTCTGGCTATGACAAGGGAGAAGTTTATGAGGTCTCATTTACCCATCGCGAATGCTTTGAAGGGGACGTCTTTCGTCTTGGATCGATTGAACTGAAGGTGATGCATACACCTGGACATACACCCGAACATATTTCATTACTGCTTTATGATTTGAAAAAGTCTTCAACAGTCCCTACAGCGATTTTTTCCGGAGACTTCTTGCTACTTGGAACTGTGGGGCGCCTTGATTTACTAGGCAAAGACGCTGCGGTAATGCTTGCAAAAAAGCTCTATCATACGATTCAGGAAAAGCTGAAAGGGTTGCCTGACGAGCTTGATATTTTTCCTTCTCATGGTTCGGGATCTTTTTGTGGCTTTGGGATCAGTGATCGCCCTTTTTCTAAGTTGGGATTTGAGAAACTCTCGAATCCGTTTCTGAACCCAGGCCTTTCTGAGAAAGGTTTTGTCTATCAACTCTTGCAGAGGGAATTGCCAACACCTCCTTATTACGCGCGGATGAAAGCCTACAATTCTTGCAGCGATCGGCAAGAAGTTCCTTTACCAACAGCATTAGATTTGACAGGATTCAAAAAGCAAGTCGATGCGGGGGCAATTGTGATTGATTTGCGTGGTCAAACAGCATTCGGAGAGGGGCATATTCCCCATTCCATTTGCATTGGCGCAGGGGTGAAAGTGGGGTTTTGGGCCTCGTGGTGCGTTCCCTATAACCATCCCCTTGTTTTAGTGACAGACGATCCTACGCATTTACAAGAAACTGTCTATTCGCTCTCCAGGGTTGGCCTTGACCGCGTTCAAGGATTCTTAAAAGGAGGATTTGCCACGTGGAAAGCCGCTGGCCTTCCCATTAGCTATGTGAGTCAAATTCCTCCAGAGGAAATTATAAGCGCATTGCAAGCTGATCCTGAAATCGCCATCATTGATGTTCGGACTGATCCCGAGTGGAATATGGGGCATATTTCAGGAGCTCGTCACATTTCATGCTTTGAGCTCCCTGAAAAAATGGAAGAGATGCCCCCGAAAAAACTCGTCTTTGTGTGCGCAGGTGGCTACCGCTCAACTTGGGCAGCCAGTCTGGCAAAACGAGCAGGACATACCTTAGTCGGACACCTCCCCGGAGGGATGCATGCTTGGCATGGTGCCGGCCTTAGCACTATCACGAGTTGA
- a CDS encoding aldose epimerase family protein, with translation MITLRNTALDGEELEAIYAPEKGMNLISYRKGSIQVIDQQTTPLFEERCAGLGALIGPHFYEQSEPPSDYDPSLFPHVAKMQAQGRKDPFSHGIARYVPWKYASSETQIQAELRGTDLIQNTPLTAFEGQDFHMKYEARLLPDGLFISVAITSEKPSLVGLHYYYAFSGKGSVQGQVQNTYRDQANWNSLPANWTDTSPNHLYFTLPQKADYGFIPAYKTETDHEYHVQLNTENYSLHFEFNTSSNEEVSFQVFHPENASYVCVEPLSARFPPGPKLSQSKLETKLQIYNPLQTT, from the coding sequence ATGATTACCTTAAGAAATACCGCTCTTGATGGAGAAGAGCTCGAAGCTATTTATGCTCCTGAAAAGGGGATGAATCTCATTAGTTACCGCAAGGGAAGCATCCAAGTGATCGACCAGCAAACGACTCCCCTTTTTGAAGAGAGATGCGCAGGATTAGGAGCACTCATTGGCCCTCATTTTTACGAGCAATCGGAGCCTCCATCCGATTATGACCCCTCTCTTTTCCCCCACGTTGCAAAGATGCAAGCCCAAGGAAGAAAAGATCCTTTCTCTCATGGAATTGCCCGCTATGTCCCTTGGAAATATGCCAGCAGCGAAACCCAAATTCAAGCCGAACTCCGCGGCACAGACTTGATTCAAAACACTCCGCTCACCGCATTTGAAGGGCAAGATTTTCACATGAAATATGAAGCGCGCCTCCTTCCTGACGGCCTCTTTATTTCCGTTGCCATTACAAGTGAAAAGCCTTCCCTAGTTGGACTCCATTATTACTACGCCTTTTCAGGAAAAGGGAGTGTTCAAGGGCAAGTACAAAACACTTATCGAGACCAAGCAAATTGGAATTCCCTGCCAGCGAATTGGACCGACACGAGTCCAAACCATCTTTACTTCACTCTTCCTCAAAAGGCTGACTATGGGTTCATTCCCGCTTATAAAACAGAAACCGACCACGAGTACCATGTGCAGCTCAATACAGAAAACTACTCACTCCATTTTGAGTTTAACACCAGTTCAAATGAGGAAGTGTCATTTCAAGTTTTCCATCCCGAAAACGCTTCCTATGTCTGCGTCGAACCCCTCTCTGCCCGCTTTCCCCCAGGGCCTAAACTTTCGCAGAGCAAGCTAGAAACCAAGCTGCAAATTTACAACCCATTGCAAACTACATAA
- a CDS encoding transaldolase family protein, translating to MEIWLDGVDPDLTKWGSKLGILHGVTTNPSIIADSGKSLEAALSLILKSHHGPTAVQVISTKAEDIVEQAETLRDHSERIIVKIPVTQQGLKAMHSLSHLQLPIMATGILTPFQLLLACHAGATFLAPYYSHIEKTGASPESTIDTMLHIIETYGFEAELIAVSFSSLDEVMKCLELGTHAVSLKPALFTELIGDHPLTSSYMEKFTKAVKEGPPSRLLTI from the coding sequence ATGGAAATTTGGTTAGATGGTGTCGATCCCGACCTTACAAAATGGGGCAGTAAACTTGGAATTCTCCATGGAGTGACAACAAACCCTTCGATTATTGCCGACTCTGGAAAGAGTTTAGAGGCAGCTTTAAGTCTCATTTTAAAAAGTCATCATGGACCAACAGCTGTGCAAGTCATCTCTACAAAAGCAGAAGACATTGTAGAACAAGCAGAAACACTGCGTGACCATTCAGAAAGAATCATCGTGAAAATTCCCGTCACACAGCAAGGGCTTAAAGCGATGCACTCTCTTTCTCACTTACAGCTTCCGATCATGGCAACAGGCATTCTGACACCCTTTCAACTCCTTCTAGCCTGCCATGCAGGTGCAACATTTCTAGCTCCTTATTATTCACATATCGAAAAAACAGGAGCCTCACCTGAAAGCACAATTGATACTATGCTCCACATCATCGAAACCTACGGATTCGAAGCAGAACTGATCGCCGTGTCCTTTTCTTCACTTGATGAGGTCATGAAATGCTTAGAACTCGGCACGCATGCCGTCTCCCTTAAGCCGGCTTTATTCACTGAATTGATTGGTGATCACCCTTTAACTTCGTCTTACATGGAAAAGTTTACTAAAGCTGTGAAAGAAGGTCCTCCTTCTAGACTTCTTACCATATGA
- a CDS encoding TM2 domain-containing protein — protein MNSHRSYIVMIILCFFLGTLGIHRIYAGKVGTAFLMFITGGGLLIWWLIDLIIIIIGAFKDKEGYPIRP, from the coding sequence GTGAATAGCCACCGCAGCTATATCGTTATGATCATCTTATGTTTTTTCCTCGGAACTTTGGGAATCCACCGCATTTATGCAGGAAAGGTAGGAACAGCCTTTTTGATGTTTATTACCGGTGGCGGTTTATTAATTTGGTGGCTCATTGACCTCATCATCATTATTATTGGCGCATTTAAAGACAAAGAAGGATATCCCATCCGCCCATGA